CTGCCCCCTTACCACACCTTTAATAAACGgtctacagacccagttcctgcatttctcatttttatttgacagAAAAAGTTGCTCTTGctgtacagattttaaaaaaccaaaatgccTTTAAGAAACGTGAAAAGTTGGGGGGAGGGGTACACAACCTCATGGGGGGCAGTAGGGACCAACTAATTCCAACTCCTGCCCCTTCCTTCCAAGAACACCTTACATAACCTCCAGTCCCAACCACCATCACAGTCACCCCTGGGAACTTTTGGATACAACTGGGGCCATGCCTCCCTGGCCCTGACTCCAGGCTGGGGTGTCCTGAACTGtatcctcccctcccccaactcccatCTGCATTCCCTCCCACCCCAAACCCCCCAGAACACGTGAACCAGGAAGAACTCACGGAGATTAACATTTCacaggaacaaagaaaaaaaaagggagggaaagggagccCTTCATCCAAGGGCTGCTAAGGTTCAAAGGAGAGCAGACAAGGACCCTCCCACGGCTCTGCTGGGGAAGAAGGGACACTCCCTGTGGCTCCAGAGCATGGGGTGTGGTGGAATCCCCCAAACACAATTTATGGAGACCTGCAACAGAAGATACAGGTCAACAGGGAGTTCTGACCCTAGTCCTCAAGGCCAGCTTCTGGGCCACTCCCAAAATGGGGctgccacccaccaccaccacaactggctccCAGAAGgcggcctcagccttccaggagGATGCGCACCTGGAGGAGCGGTGTCTCATGGGCCGAGGGCTAGGTGTCTCCCTCCTGCGCTTGTGGCTGGGGGATCGGCTGTCCCCACGCTGGCCTCTCCGGGAACCCCgctcactgctgctgctgcaacACAGGACAGACATCAGGCCACAGAGTGGCACCACCTCAGGCACCACAGATCCACAAAGTTTTCTTGGTAGAAAGTAGTGGCAGCCAGACAGGGCTGGGTGCTGACACCTGCAGTTGGCCTTACCTCTGCTGGTCCCGTGGCGAGGGCTGGGGCGAGGGACGGCGACGCTCCACAGGCGAGTAGCTGAGGGACCGAGAGTCCCTAAGGGAATCTATTGGCTTCCGGGGACTGCGGGACCTGGGGAACACAGTAGGATCCAATAGCACCACGCCCTTTCAAGCACAGCGGCCAGCACTCAGGACCACCCACCCAGGTCCTGACCACCAAACCTCACACCACACAGGGCCAGCCTCAGACCCACCTTTGTCCGCTCACTCACCCATCCGCCCGCACACCATCCACCGAGTGCCCAGTGGGCAGGCACAGGGTGCAGCGGGGGATGCAAAGATAAAAGACAGTCCCTGCCCTTGAAGGAGCTCAGtggtgaaggaaggaaggcacGCACGGCCCCGTGTGTGGGAAGCAGGGCTGGATGTGCGTGGCTCTGGGGACCCAAGGAGGGGGAcatggggcagggcagggaaggggcagGGCAGTCTTCTCGAAGGTGCTGTTTGAGCGGAGTCTTGCAGAACGAGGAGTTCACCAGGCGGACAAGgaaattccaggcagaaggaacagcatgtcCAAAGGCATGGGCTCTCCTTAAACTGCAAGGCGCTGGGTGTGGCTGGAGCACAGGGCATGTGTGGGGGCGGGCAGGAGGAGAACACAGGGCGGGCAAGGCCCGTTGGTGAAGAGCCTCACACGCCACTCCCGCAGAGGTGGGGCTTTGTCCTGCAGGCCACAGGGCGTCCCGAAGGATTTGTGGAGTGGAGGGAAGTAGCCAGATGTGCGTTTTAGAAAGGTCCCTCTGGCTACATGTGGAAGAGAATGGCGTGGAGGcggggagacagggaggaggctGTGGACAGAGTCGGGAGAAGAAGATGGTGGCCAGACCAGAGCCCTGGCAGTAGCAACAGGGAGACAAAGCTAGAACCCTGGGACCAGGctatgtgttgagggagggagaggaagaaaccaAGGACCCCCCAGTCCTGGCCTGAGCGCCCCTGTGGATGGCGCAGCCCTTCGCCAGAACAAGGTGCAACGAGCGGGGGAGAGAACAAGCGCCTCTCCCCCCACAACCAGATGCCCAAGGTCACGTGAGACACCCAGCCGGGAGCTCACACCCCAGGGCCCTGTCTCTGGATAAGTCACTCCCCCACCCTCCTTCCATCTCAGGCAAGGCAGCACTCACCTCCGCTCGCCAGGGGGTGGCTTCTTGGGGCTTGCAGGTTTGGGCAAGGCCTGAGGGCCAGGCTTAGCAGGGGAAGgcgaggaagaggaggaggaggaggaagaggaggaggaagaggaagaagaggaagaggaagaagaagaggaggaggaggaggaggaggaggaagatgaagaggaggagctgGAACTGGAACTGCTAGAGCGCCTCTTCCGTTTGGCTGGGGTTGGCTCCGGAGGACGTCCCTCTCGAACAGCCTCCtttggggctggggtggggctggggaccCTGTGGGAGGAGAGGAGTGTCACAAGGAGACAAGCTGCCCCAGCCCCAACCCTACCTTCCTTGGCCTGGAGGAACGGCAgtggggggaggggtgcctgAGAAAGGCGCTGGGAGCTCTCCTAGCCCTGTAAGCCAGCAATtctctggagagcagtggtgcgagctGACCCAACCTCTGCTAACAGAAGCAACAGGCTGGGGCCCGCAGCATAAGGGATCAAGATTAAACCTCAAGAATGTCCCTGATGGAGGAATAAGGCCTCTGGGCTCAGGTGTGGAAGCTGAAGCTGGGTAGTCTCCTTCCTCGGAGAGCCGCAGCTTGGGGAGGCCCCTGTGAGTGCAGGTTGGCTGGGGAAGGGGCCGTCCTgcctggaggcagggagagggatgGGATGACCTCTGAAGATCCTTCCAGCCCAGGGAGTTCCTCTTGAGGTCTAACTGCCATCCCTCCTGCTGTAAAATTAAGTCCATTTCCTCTAGTTCTGTCCTCTGTAGAGACGGAAAACTTATCATTATCCTCTAGAGAATGAACCTTCGGAGACTTTTATCTGTCCCACTCCTCCTCCCTCCGCCCCCGCCCCAGCATTCTCTTCTACCCCCAGCCTGAGGGTCAAGGTCCCCATACCTCCTCCAAGAGTCAAGCACCTGTGACACGgtttctccctccccactcccaacccATCCCCAATACCTCCCCACTGAAGGATGCTAAAGTCAAGCTCCCTCACCTCTTTAGTGCCACCTCAGGTTGCACAGGAAGGCTAGAGCCCTCCGAGTCACTAGAACTGGAGCCAGAGGAGgaagacgacgacgacgacgatgacgaggaggaagaagagctagaggacgaggaggaggaggaggaactccGCCGCTCCTTTGCTGGCTGCAGGGCGGCTAATGCAGAAGGCTGCTGGGCCCCAGTAGAGGCAGGTGGCTCCCCCACATCAGAGTGGGGCACCCCGGGGGCAGGGACAGAGAGCATGCCATTGTGGTCACCAACAGAGGACGTGGTCGTTGCCACTGCCCCAGAGGAAAGGGACTGAGACCCTGCTACGGGGGTGGTCTGGGCAATCAAAGAACGGGACTGGTCTGAAAAAGCAGAAGGCACAGGAGACCTCGGCTGATCCTGTGCTGGAGGGAGAAGAGACTGTGAAGGAGCCTGGCCCATTctagaggaaggggagggagccCGTTCAGAGGTCATTCTAGACTGGCTTGGGGCAGACGGTGGTGTTCTGGACCTGGCTCGGTCAAGGAGCGGTGGTGAGGTTCTGCCACTGACACGCTCGTAGGCAGAGAGGGGCACCCTGGGGCTGGTGAGGTTTGCACCAGACAATGTTGGAGCCATCCTAGCACTGGTGAGGCTCGCGGGGGCCAAGGCTGCAGCGGTTCTGGAGCCAGCAATATTCACAGGAGCTGTGGCATGTGCAGACCGAGGACCCACCAGGTTTGCAGAGGCTGGAGCCTGTGGTGTTCTGGAGCTGGAGGGATAGTTTGCAGCAGTTGGTGGGGTGCCAGAGCCTGTGAGACTCAGAGCTGCCAAGGCAGCTGGGGTTCTGGCCCCTGCTAGGTTCACAGCTGGGGCTGTGGGAGTGCGAGGGTCAGCCAGGTTCACAGCCGAAGGTGCCACCGCTGTTCTGGGGCTTGCCAAGTTCATGGCCGCTGCTGCAGCTGGCGTTCGAGTGTCAGCCAGGTTCACTGCTGTTGGGATGGCAGGTGTCCTGGCGCTGGCTAGGTTCATGGCTGCCGCAGAGGCTGCAGGAATCCTGCTGGCAAGGTTGGCTGCTGGGGCGGTTCTGAGACTCATGAGAGGCACCGGGGCTGGAACCTGGGACATTCTTGCAGCAAGGCCAGCAGCAGACATGGACGGAGGAGGCCGAGCAGTGCCAAGACTGATAGCGGTCAGGGCAAGTGCAATCCTGGACTGAGCATGATTTTCTGGCACAGATGTTCTCTGGTGGTCAGGTATTCGGGGACCTGGACCATCCATCATGGAGCCACCGGCTTGCTGCAGGACAGACATGGGTGTTCTAGAGCTGCCAAGGGGTTCAAGCATTCCAGGTGATCTGCAGCGGTCAAGAGGTGTTGGGGACATGCTAGGACGACTAAAGCAGCTCATTCTGGAGCTGTTGAGTGCTACTGGAGGTGTCCGCGAACCAGAATGATTTCTTGTTGCTGGAGGAGTAGCAGATCGTGAACGATCAGAACTACTTCCAGATGCTGAACGCCTGCGGATGGCTGGAGGAGATCTTGTTAAGGACCGTTTACCCCGAGCTGTTCGTGGAGTACGGGATCTGGAGCGGCGGCGGATAGCAAGTGGTGAGCGACTTCGAGAACGTTTGCGTGGCAACAGTGGCGTTCGAGACCTAGAGCGGCGCCGAATAGCTGGAGGTGTCCGGGACCTAGAACGGCGGCGTGTCACTGGTGAGGTTCGAGAGCGGGACCTTCTTCGAGTTACGGGAGATGTGCGAGATCGAGACCTCCTTCGGGTGACCGGCGATGTTCTGGATCTTGATCTTCTGCGAGTGATAGGTGAAGTTCTGCTTCGAGATCGCCTCCTGGTTACTGGTGGAGTCCTAGATCTGGACCTTCTGCGTGTCACTGGTGGAGTTCTAGAACGGGAGCGCCGGCGTGCTGTTGGTGTTCTGGACCTTGAACGACGACGGGTTACTGGTGGTGTTCTGGATCTGGATCGCCTTCTGCTCACTGGGGATGCTCTTGACCGGGATCTTCGTCGAGTCACTGAAGTCCTGGACCTTGACCGTCTCCGGCTGACTGGTGAAGTTCGAGACCTGGACCTACGTCGGCTTATCAGGGGGGTTCTGGACCTGGATCGCCGGTGAGTGGCTGGAGAGGCTCGAGATCTAGAGCGTTTCCACGGGGCTGGTGATGTCCGTGAGCGAGAACGCTTCCGACTGGTTGGGGGTGTCCGAGAGCGGCCTCTTCGGCGTCGAGAGGAGGTCCGGGAACTTTCCTGCCGGGCAGGGGACCTTGAGTGATAACCAGAGCCTCCCCTCCGTCGCCGAGTAACCCGTGACCTTGACCGGCTCCGCTGTCTTCGCCGAGAGGTTGACTGAGAAGATCCAGACCTATCTCGACGTCGGGTTGTTCTGGTTTTCTCTCTCCTTGAGCGGGAACGGGACCTCTGCAGTCCACGAGGCTTTGGTGAAGGAGAGCGGCCTCTCCTTGAGGTTGTCTTAGTGCGTGGAGATGAAGCTGAGCGCCGTCGGCGTGAAGACCTCGACTTTTCGACTGGCTCCGGGGAAGACACTGAAGGACTTCTCCGGCGCCTTGGGGGAGTTCTAGAGCGAGTTTCTGGTGAGGATGAGGCAGAACGGCTTCTACGGGAGAGTCTGGCCTTCCTCGTTAGCTCAGGAGATGATCGAGAGCTGCGACGTCGAGGTGGTGTACGAGACTTGGTCTTGGGCTCTGGTGATGACCTGGAACCTCTGCGAGCAGTTCTGGATTTGGGCAGATGTTCGGGAGAGGACTCGGTActgctgcttccttcaggagaAGGGCCTCTACCTTTGCTTGATGAACCTGATCTGCTTCGTCTGGGAAGGGCCCGAGGGGCTGGAGCTTTAGGTTCAGGAGAGGAATCAGAACCACTCTGTGCCCTCGGTGCTGCTCTTGGCTTATCTTTCACTTCAGGGGAGGAACCAGACCTACTGCGCCGAGGAGAAGGTCGAGATTTACTGTCAACCTCTGGAGATGATCCAGAGCGACTCCTCTGCCGAAGTGGGGTTCGAGTCTTGGCTTTAGAATCTGGAGAAGAGTCTGACTCACTTCTTTCCTGAGGGGATGCACTGGGTTTCACATCAAGTTCTTGAGAGGATCCCGAACGACTTCTCTGCCCCAAGGGAGTCCGAGCCACAGTTTTCTGATCAACTGATGATTCTGACCCACTTCTTTCTCTCTGGGGGGTAAGACACTTGTTGTTGAGCTCTGGGGATGATGGAGAACGACTCCTTGgcctaggagtctgaggcaaAGCTTTCGGTTCTGGCGAAGAATCACATTCGCTTCTCCCTCTCGATGGTGTTCTAGGTATATCTTTCATTCCAGGAGAGGACCCAGACAGGCTGTGCCTCGAGGGAGTCCCAGACCCATCTCTAAGTCCTGGAGAAGACCCAGACCTGCTTCTCCTTGATGGAGTTCTGGGTAAACCATCTTTCATTTCAGGAGAAGATGCAGAACTACTTCTTTCTCTCGAGGGTGTTCTCGGTACAGCATCAAGCACAGGTGAAGAGACGCTCTGATTTGAAGACATCCCTGCCTTTTCCACTGCATCTGGGGATAACTCAGAACTGCTGCGTCTAGAGGATCTTGTCGATTGTTCTTTCATGTCTAGAGATGGATCTGTTTCCAGCTGATTAAGAAAAGGTCCATTCAAATCTTCTTTAACCTCAGAAGAAAATCCAGTATTCATTTCTGTACCAAGTGGGCCTGAGTTTCTAAATTCTAAAGATGATTCAAAGCTGTTCTCCCTGAGTGGGGAGTTAGACAGTTCTTTATGTTCTGGAGAAAAATGTGGCCCACCCCAAGATGAGGCCATTGCAGGAATTTCTACTGCTTCCAAAGAAGCCTGTGACTGGCTCTGATCAAGAGTCAAAGACACAGCAGGCCTTTCTTCTATTTCAGGAGATGATTCAAAGTTACTTGCAGACATTTCTTTAAGTTCTGAAGACAAATGAGACAGGACTTGGCTTGCGGGTTCTTCAGACTTCTCTACTACCTCCATTAACTCTTCATCTTGGCTTGATGTAGGCAATGCACTATTTTGCTCTTTTGTTTCTGGAGATGACCCAGCACCACTTCTGTCCCTTGACGGGGTTCTAGGTGCGTCTTTGAACACTAGTGAAGACTCAGGTCTATCCTGTACTGGAAAGGGACTAAATCTGTCTCTTTGTCTAGGAGGTGATGCAGTAGCATCCTCCTGAGGGAGTAAGgccattttctcttttgattcagAAGTCTCCAATCTACTCTGCCCCAAGAGAGAATTCGAGTCCACTGTAGGATGTGAAGAAGAGTCAGACTGGAACCTGTTCAGTTCAGGAGACATTCCGGATTTCAATGTAGGACTCGCTGACAACTCACCTCTATCTTGTCTTATTGGAGATCTGGATGCCAGCTCAGTGATTGGAGATGAAGACCTGGACTGACCTCCCTTAGGTGATGTTTGAGATTTGCTCTGCAGAGATGGTGATTCTGAGTGACTCTGTCTCACTTCTGGACTTGAAGTATCAGATCTGTGGTCTGGTGAAGTTTGAGATTGTCCTTTCAGTTGCAGAGATGAGAGTCCAAAATAGCTCTCACCTGGTGGTGTGCTAGATTTTACTCCTGCACACAGAGAGAAGGATCCAGGGCAACTCTGAACTAGTGAGTCTTTAGACTTCTCTTGGGGACATGGCGACTTTGATCCAGAAAGACTTGGCCCTGGTGGAGTCTGGGCCTTCACTTTGGGGTGTGGTGAAATAGACCCTGAGTGACTTTGTCTTGGCGGTGTTTCAGGTTTCACTTTGGTATCTGGTGAGGAGGACCTAGAATGACTGTATCTTGGCAACAATCTGGATTCCACATTGGAGCAGGGAGATACTGATCTGCTTCGCCGTGGAGTTGTTCTTGATGTCACCCTACTAGGACTTGGAGAAGAGGAGCCAGAATGGCTTCTTTGCCTTGGTGATATTACCGCCTTCACTTTGGGTTGTGGAGATGATGACCTAGATGGGCTCTGTCTGGGAGGTGTGCTAGATTTCACTCTAGGAGGAGAGGACCCTGAGCAACTATGTCTCGAAGGGGTCCTAGATTTCAACTCAGGGTCAGGTGATGATTCAAAACAGCTCCGTCTTTGTGGCGTTACAGATTGCTCATTGGCCTGGGGACTTGTTATGGACCCTTGCCTTGGTGGTGTTCCAGATTTCACTTTAGAATGAGGAGACGAACTGGAATGACTTTGTCTTGATGGTGTTTTAGATTTCTGTTTAGGTGGCGGAGAAGAACTGGAGCGACTGCGTCTAGGTGGTGTTCTAGATTTAGCTTTAGGTTGGGAGGATCCAGAGCGACTGCGCCTGGGTGGTGTCTGTGACTTTTGTTTAGGGCATGGGGAAGACCCTGAAAGACTGCGCCTCAAAGACAAGTGAGATTTTGCTTTGGACCGTGGTGAAGACAGAGATCTGCTTCGCCTTGAAGAAATGCgtgatttcttcatttctggGCTTGAATTGGACCTGCTTCTTCTCTGAGATGTTCTGGATTTGTTCTTCCGGTCTGAAGATGAGCCAGACCTGCCTCTTCTTTGAGGTGATCTAGAGTGAGATCTTCCACGTCTAACTAAGCTTCTACTGCGGGATCTTCCTCGTCTTGGTGTCCTAGATCGAGACCTCCCTCTCCTGGCTGGTGTTCTGGAGCGTGAGCGACCACTGCGTCTAGCTGGGGTTCTAGAGCGTGAGCGGCCACGTCTGGCTGGGGTTCTGGAGCGTGAGCGGCCACGTCTAGCTGGGGTTCTAGAGCGTGACCTGCCACTTCTCCTGGCTGGTGATCTACTACGAGACCTCCGTCGTACTGGCGATCGGGTCCTAGATCTGCGCCTAGCAGGTGTTCTAGACCGAGACCTGCCCCTCCGGGCTGGTGTTCTAGACCGAGACCTACGTCTGGTGGGTGTTCTGGATCGTGATCTCCGCCTGGCAGGTGTTCTAGAGCGTGACCTGCCCCGCCGGGCTGGTGTTCTAGAACGAGATCTGCCCCGAGTGGCTGGGGATCTAGAGTGGGACCTCCCTCGCCTTGCTGACCTAGACCTGCCTCTTCTCTGGGTATTTCTGCtcctagaccagcctggtcgctGAGGAGACCTAGAGCGGCCACGTCGCT
The genomic region above belongs to Chlorocebus sabaeus isolate Y175 chromosome 5, mChlSab1.0.hap1, whole genome shotgun sequence and contains:
- the SRRM2 gene encoding serine/arginine repetitive matrix protein 2 isoform X4, translating into MYNGIGLPTPRGSGTNGYVQRNLSLVRGRRGERPDYKGEEELRRLEAALVKRPNPDILDHERKRRVELRCLELEEMMEEQGYEEQQIQEKVATFRLMLLEKDVNPGGKEETPGQRPAVTETHQLAELNEKKNERLRAAFGISDSYVDGSSFDPQRRAREAKQPAPEPPKPYSLVRESSSSRSPTPKQKKKKKKKDRGRRSESSSPRRERKKSSKKKKHRSESESKKRKHRSPTPKSKRKSKDKKRKRSRSTTPAPKSRRAHRSTSADSASSSDTSRSRSRSAAAKTHTTALTGRSPSPASGRRGEGDAPFSEPGTTNTQRPSSPEPTTKQPSSPYEDKDKDKKEKSAARPSPSPERSSTGPEPPAPTPLLAERHGGSPQPLATTPLSQEPVNPPSEASPTRGRSPPKSPEKLPQSSSSESSPPSPQPTKVSRHASSSPESPKPAPAPGSHREISSSPTSKNRSHGRAKRDKSHSHTPSRRTGRSRSPATAKRGRSRSRTPTKRGHSRSRSPQWRRSRSAQRWGRSRSPQRRGRSRSPQRPGWSRSRNTQRRGRSRSARRGRSHSRSPATRGRSRSRTPARRGRSRSRTPARRRSRSRTPTRRRSRSRTPARRGRSRSRTPARRRSRTRSPVRRRSRSRSPARRSGRSRSRTPARRGRSRSRTPARRGRSRSRTPARRSGRSRSRTPARRGRSRSRTPRRGRSRSRSLVRRGRSHSRSPQRRGRSGSSSDRKNKSRTSQRRSRSNSSPEMKKSRISSRRSRSLSSPRSKAKSHLSLRRSLSGSSPCPKQKSQTPPRRSRSGSSQPKAKSRTPPRRSRSSSSPPPKQKSKTPSRQSHSSSSPHSKVKSGTPPRQGSITSPQANEQSVTPQRRSCFESSPDPELKSRTPSRHSCSGSSPPRVKSSTPPRQSPSRSSSPQPKVKAVISPRQRSHSGSSSPSPSRVTSRTTPRRSRSVSPCSNVESRLLPRYSHSRSSSPDTKVKPETPPRQSHSGSISPHPKVKAQTPPGPSLSGSKSPCPQEKSKDSLVQSCPGSFSLCAGVKSSTPPGESYFGLSSLQLKGQSQTSPDHRSDTSSPEVRQSHSESPSLQSKSQTSPKGGQSRSSSPITELASRSPIRQDRGELSASPTLKSGMSPELNRFQSDSSSHPTVDSNSLLGQSRLETSESKEKMALLPQEDATASPPRQRDRFSPFPVQDRPESSLVFKDAPRTPSRDRSGAGSSPETKEQNSALPTSSQDEELMEVVEKSEEPASQVLSHLSSELKEMSASNFESSPEIEERPAVSLTLDQSQSQASLEAVEIPAMASSWGGPHFSPEHKELSNSPLRENSFESSLEFRNSGPLGTEMNTGFSSEVKEDLNGPFLNQLETDPSLDMKEQSTRSSRRSSSELSPDAVEKAGMSSNQSVSSPVLDAVPRTPSRERSSSASSPEMKDGLPRTPSRRSRSGSSPGLRDGSGTPSRHSLSGSSPGMKDIPRTPSRGRSECDSSPEPKALPQTPRPRSRSPSSPELNNKCLTPQRERSGSESSVDQKTVARTPLGQRSRSGSSQELDVKPSASPQERSESDSSPDSKAKTRTPLRQRSRSGSSPEVDSKSRPSPRRSRSGSSPEVKDKPRAAPRAQSGSDSSPEPKAPAPRALPRRSRSGSSSKGRGPSPEGSSSTESSPEHLPKSRTARRGSRSSPEPKTKSRTPPRRRSSRSSPELTRKARLSRRSRSASSSPETRSRTPPRRRRSPSVSSPEPVEKSRSSRRRRSASSPRTKTTSRRGRSPSPKPRGLQRSRSRSRREKTRTTRRRDRSGSSQSTSRRRQRSRSRSRVTRRRRGGSGYHSRSPARQESSRTSSRRRRGRSRTPPTSRKRSRSRTSPAPWKRSRSRASPATHRRSRSRTPLISRRRSRSRTSPVSRRRSRSRTSVTRRRSRSRASPVSRRRSRSRTPPVTRRRSRSRTPTARRRSRSRTPPVTRRRSRSRTPPVTRRRSRSRTSPITRRRSRSRTSPVTRRRSRSRTSPVTRRRSRSRTSPVTRRRSRSRTPPAIRRRSRSRTPLLPRKRSRSRSPLAIRRRSRSRTPRTARGKRSLTRSPPAIRRRSASGSSSDRSRSATPPATRNHSGSRTPPVALNSSRMSCFSRPSMSPTPLDRCRSPGMLEPLGSSRTPMSVLQQAGGSMMDGPGPRIPDHQRTSVPENHAQSRIALALTAISLGTARPPPSMSAAGLAARMSQVPAPVPLMSLRTAPAANLASRIPAASAAAMNLASARTPAIPTAVNLADTRTPAAAAAMNLASPRTAVAPSAVNLADPRTPTAPAVNLAGARTPAALAALSLTGSGTPPTAANYPSSSRTPQAPASANLVGPRSAHATAPVNIAGSRTAAALAPASLTSARMAPTLSGANLTSPRVPLSAYERVSGRTSPPLLDRARSRTPPSAPSQSRMTSERAPSPSSRMGQAPSQSLLPPAQDQPRSPVPSAFSDQSRSLIAQTTPVAGSQSLSSGAVATTTSSVGDHNGMLSVPAPGVPHSDVGEPPASTGAQQPSALAALQPAKERRSSSSSSSSSSSSSSSSSSSSSSSSSGSSSSDSEGSSLPVQPEVALKRVPSPTPAPKEAVREGRPPEPTPAKRKRRSSSSSSSSSSSSSSSSSSSSSSSSSSSSSSSSSSSSSSSSSSPSPAKPGPQALPKPASPKKPPPGERRSRSPRKPIDSLRDSRSLSYSPVERRRPSPQPSPRDQQSSSERGSRRGQRGDSRSPSHKRRRETPSPRPMRHRSSRSP
- the SRRM2 gene encoding serine/arginine repetitive matrix protein 2 isoform X3, producing MYNGIGLPTPRGSGTNGYVQRNLSLVRGRRGERPDYKGEEELRRLEAALVKRPNPDILDHERKRRVELRCLELEEMMEEQGYEEQQIQEKVATFRLMLLEKDVNPGGKEETPGQRPAVTETHQLAELNEKKNERLRAAFGISDSYVDGSSFDPQRRAREAKQPAPEPPKPYSLVRESSSSRSPTPKQKKKKKKKDRGRRSESSSPRRERKKSSKKKKHRSESESKKRKHRSPTPKSKRKSKDKKRKRSRSTTPAPKSRRAHRSTSADSASSSDTSRSRSRSAAAKTHTTALTGRSPSPASGRRGEGDAPFSEPGTTNTQRPSSPEPTTKQPSSPYEDKDKDKKEKSAARPSPSPERSSTGPEPPAPTPLLAERHGGSPQPLATTPLSQEPVNPPSEASPTRGRSPPKSPEKLPQSSSSESSPPSPQPTKVSRHASSSPESPKPAPAPGSHREISSSPTSKNRSHGRAKRDKSHSHTPSRRTGRSRSPATAKRGRSRSRTPTKRGHSRSRSPQWRRSRSAQRWGRSRSPQRRGRSRSPQRPGWSRSRNTQRRGRSRSARRGRSHSRSPATRGRSRSRTPARRGRSRSRTPARRRSRSRTPTRRRSRSRTPARRGRSRSRTPARRRSRTRSPVRRRSRSRSPARRSGRSRSRTPARRGRSRSRTPARRGRSRSRTPARRSGRSRSRTPARRGRSRSRTPRRGRSRSRSLVRRGRSHSRSPQRRGRSGSSSDRKNKSRTSQRRSRSNSSPEMKKSRISSRRSRSLSSPRSKAKSHLSLRRSLSGSSPCPKQKSQTPPRRSRSGSSQPKAKSRTPPRRSRSSSSPPPKQKSKTPSRQSHSSSSPHSKVKSGTPPRQGSITSPQANEQSVTPQRRSCFESSPDPELKSRTPSRHSCSGSSPPRVKSSTPPRQSPSRSSSPQPKVKAVISPRQRSHSGSSSPSPSRVTSRTTPRRSRSVSPCSNVESRLLPRYSHSRSSSPDTKVKPETPPRQSHSGSISPHPKVKAQTPPGPSLSGSKSPCPQEKSKDSLVQSCPGSFSLCAGVKSSTPPGESYFGLSSLQLKGQSQTSPDHRSDTSSPEVRQSHSESPSLQSKSQTSPKGGQSRSSSPITELASRSPIRQDRGELSASPTLKSGMSPELNRFQSDSSSHPTVDSNSLLGQSRLETSESKEKMALLPQEDATASPPRQRDRFSPFPVQDRPESSLVFKDAPRTPSRDRSGAGSSPETKEQNSALPTSSQDEELMEVVEKSEEPASQVLSHLSSELKEMSASNFESSPEIEERPAVSLTLDQSQSQASLEAVEIPAMASSWGGPHFSPEHKELSNSPLRENSFESSLEFRNSGPLGTEMNTGFSSEVKEDLNGPFLNQLETDPSLDMKEQSTRSSRRSSSELSPDAVEKAGMSSNQSVSSPVLDAVPRTPSRERSSSASSPEMKDGLPRTPSRRSRSGSSPGLRDGSGTPSRHSLSGSSPGMKDIPRTPSRGRSECDSSPEPKALPQTPRPRSRSPSSPELNNKCLTPQRERSGSESSVDQKTVARTPLGQRSRSGSSQELDVKPSASPQERSESDSSPDSKAKTRTPLRQRSRSGSSPEVDSKSRPSPRRSRSGSSPEVKDKPRAAPRAQSGSDSSPEPKAPAPRALPRRSRSGSSSKGRGPSPEGSSSTESSPEHLPKSRTARRGSRSSPEPKTKSRTPPRRRSSRSSPELTRKARLSRRSRSASSSPETRSRTPPRRRRSPSVSSPEPVEKSRSSRRRRSASSPRTKTTSRRGRSPSPKPRGLQRSRSRSRREKTRTTRRRDRSGSSQSTSRRRQRSRSRSRVTRRRRGGSGYHSRSPARQESSRTSSRRRRGRSRTPPTSRKRSRSRTSPAPWKRSRSRASPATHRRSRSRTPLISRRRSRSRTSPVSRRRSRSRTSVTRRRSRSRASPVSRRRSRSRTPPVTRRRSRSRTPTARRRSRSRTPPVTRRRSRSRTPPVTRRRSRSRTSPITRRRSRSRTSPVTRRRSRSRTSPVTRRRSRSRTSPVTRRRSRSRTPPAIRRRSRSRTPLLPRKRSRSRSPLAIRRRSRSRTPRTARGKRSLTRSPPAIRRRSASGSSSDRSRSATPPATRNHSGSRTPPVALNSSRMSCFSRPSMSPTPLDRCRSPGMLEPLGSSRTPMSVLQQAGGSMMDGPGPRIPDHQRTSVPENHAQSRIALALTAISLGTARPPPSMSAAGLAARMSQVPAPVPLMSLRTAPAANLASRIPAASAAAMNLASARTPAIPTAVNLADTRTPAAAAAMNLASPRTAVAPSAVNLADPRTPTAPAVNLAGARTPAALAALSLTGSGTPPTAANYPSSSRTPQAPASANLVGPRSAHATAPVNIAGSRTAAALAPASLTSARMAPTLSGANLTSPRVPLSAYERVSGRTSPPLLDRARSRTPPSAPSQSRMTSERAPSPSSRMGQAPSQSLLPPAQDQPRSPVPSAFSDQSRSLIAQTTPVAGSQSLSSGAVATTTSSVGDHNGMLSVPAPGVPHSDVGEPPASTGAQQPSALAALQPAKERRSSSSSSSSSSSSSSSSSSSSSSSSSGSSSSDSEGSSLPVQPEVALKRVPSPTPAPKEAVREGRPPEPTPAKRKRRSSSSSSSSSSSSSSSSSSSSSSSSSSSSSSSSSSSSSSSSSSPSPAKPGPQALPKPASPKKPPPGERRSRSPRKPIDSLRDSRSLSYSPVERRRPSPQPSPRDQQSSSSERGSRRGQRGDSRSPSHKRRRETPSPRPMRHRSSRSP